Proteins encoded together in one Variovorax paradoxus EPS window:
- a CDS encoding 3-hydroxyacyl-CoA dehydrogenase NAD-binding domain-containing protein, giving the protein MATTTPSPSTSSGPVTFERLGDVFVVTIDNPPVNALGVDVRRGLVAAIAAAEADSAARAVLIVGAGRNFIAGADIREFGKPPQAPSLPEACLAIENCTKPVVAAIHGAALGGGLEVALSAHYRIASPTAKLGLPEVALGLLPGSGGTQRAPRLIGVKPALELMLSGRHAGAKEALSLGLVDRLGTEADARAEGLAYAEELVAAKAPVRRTREAAGLADKEASRAALEAARTDTAKKSRGLFSPMKIVEAVEGALTLPFDEGMALERKLFMQCIDSPQRAGLIHAFFAEREVLKAPETKSANPRKLESAGIVGGGTMGAGIAVAMLDAGLPVTMIERDEPSLARGRQHVEKVYDGLIAKGRMTPEAKAAVMARFSGSTSYDALANVDIVVEAVFEEMGVKKAVFAELDRVCKPGAVLATNTSYLDIDEIAASIKRPQDVVGLHFFSPANIMKLLEIVVPAKVSADVVATGFELAKKLKKVPVRAGVCDGFIGNRILAVYRQAADHMMEDGASPYQIDEAVREFGYPMGPFQVSDLAGGDIGWATRKRKAATRDPQARYVQIADRICERGWFGQKTQRGYYLYPEGARTGSPDPAVLAIIDAERERAGIVRRSFTNEEIIRRYMAAMVNEGANVVLQRIALRPLDVDVTFLYGYGFPRHRGGPMKYADTVGLPKVLADIREFAKEDPIFWKPSPLLVELVERGADFSSLNQPE; this is encoded by the coding sequence ATGGCCACCACCACTCCGAGCCCCTCCACGTCCTCCGGTCCCGTCACCTTCGAACGTCTTGGCGACGTGTTCGTGGTGACCATCGACAACCCGCCCGTCAACGCCCTGGGCGTGGATGTGCGCCGCGGCCTCGTGGCCGCCATCGCCGCGGCCGAGGCGGACAGCGCTGCCAGGGCGGTGCTGATCGTCGGCGCCGGCCGCAACTTCATCGCGGGCGCGGACATCCGCGAATTCGGCAAGCCGCCGCAGGCACCGTCGCTGCCCGAGGCGTGCCTTGCGATCGAGAACTGCACGAAGCCGGTCGTCGCCGCCATCCACGGCGCCGCGCTCGGCGGCGGTCTCGAAGTGGCGCTCTCGGCGCACTACCGCATCGCCTCGCCCACGGCCAAGCTGGGACTGCCCGAAGTGGCGCTCGGACTTCTGCCCGGCTCGGGCGGCACCCAGCGCGCGCCGCGCCTCATCGGCGTGAAGCCCGCGCTCGAACTGATGCTCAGCGGCCGCCATGCGGGCGCGAAGGAAGCGCTGTCGCTCGGCCTCGTCGACCGCCTGGGCACCGAAGCCGACGCGCGCGCCGAAGGCCTCGCCTACGCTGAGGAACTCGTCGCCGCCAAGGCCCCGGTGCGCCGCACGCGCGAAGCCGCCGGCCTCGCCGACAAGGAAGCCAGCCGCGCCGCCCTAGAAGCCGCACGCACCGACACAGCCAAGAAGAGCCGCGGCCTCTTCTCGCCGATGAAGATCGTCGAAGCCGTCGAGGGCGCGCTCACGCTGCCTTTCGACGAAGGCATGGCGCTGGAGCGCAAGCTCTTCATGCAGTGCATCGACAGCCCGCAGCGCGCGGGCCTCATCCACGCCTTCTTCGCCGAGCGCGAAGTGCTCAAGGCGCCCGAGACCAAGTCCGCCAACCCGCGGAAGCTCGAATCGGCCGGCATCGTGGGCGGCGGCACCATGGGCGCGGGCATCGCGGTCGCGATGCTCGATGCGGGCCTGCCCGTGACCATGATCGAGCGCGACGAGCCCAGCCTCGCACGCGGCCGCCAGCATGTCGAGAAGGTGTACGACGGCCTCATCGCCAAGGGTCGCATGACGCCCGAAGCCAAGGCCGCGGTGATGGCGCGCTTCAGCGGTTCCACGTCGTATGACGCGCTGGCCAACGTCGACATCGTCGTCGAAGCCGTGTTCGAAGAAATGGGCGTGAAGAAGGCCGTGTTCGCCGAGCTCGACCGCGTGTGCAAGCCCGGCGCCGTGCTCGCCACCAACACCTCGTACCTGGACATCGACGAGATCGCCGCGAGCATCAAGCGCCCGCAGGACGTGGTGGGCCTGCACTTCTTCTCGCCGGCCAACATCATGAAGCTGCTGGAAATCGTGGTGCCCGCCAAGGTGAGCGCCGACGTGGTCGCCACCGGCTTCGAGCTCGCGAAGAAATTGAAGAAGGTGCCGGTGCGGGCCGGCGTGTGCGACGGCTTCATCGGCAACCGCATCCTCGCGGTGTACCGCCAGGCCGCCGACCACATGATGGAAGACGGCGCCTCGCCCTACCAGATCGACGAAGCGGTGCGCGAGTTCGGCTACCCGATGGGCCCGTTCCAGGTGTCGGACCTCGCGGGCGGCGACATCGGCTGGGCCACGCGCAAGCGCAAGGCCGCCACGCGCGACCCACAGGCGCGCTACGTGCAGATTGCCGACCGCATCTGCGAGCGCGGCTGGTTCGGCCAGAAGACGCAGCGCGGCTATTACCTCTACCCCGAAGGCGCGCGCACCGGTTCGCCCGACCCGGCGGTGCTCGCCATCATCGACGCCGAGCGCGAGCGCGCGGGCATCGTGCGGCGCAGCTTCACCAATGAAGAAATCATCCGCCGCTACATGGCCGCGATGGTCAACGAAGGCGCGAATGTCGTGCTCCAGCGCATCGCGCTGCGCCCGCTCGACGTGGACGTGACCTTCCTCTACGGCTACGGCTTTCCGCGCCACCGTGGCGGCCCGATGAAGTACGCCGACACCGTGGGCCTGCCGAAGGTGCTGGCCGACATCCGCGAGTTCGCCAAGGAAGACCCGATCTTCTGGAAGCCGTCGCCGCTGCTGGTGGAGCTGGTCGAACGCGGTGCCGACTTCTCGAGCCTCAATCAACCCGAATAA
- a CDS encoding Rieske (2Fe-2S) protein, giving the protein MTLSPPRDAAAPRLISSKLADGGLAATFTAPDGTPAFAVRWHGGVHGYLNQCPHAGGPLDFEGQILESSGRFLMCARHGAIFEPDTGKCVGGPCRGARLTPVALREDEEGHVWLTD; this is encoded by the coding sequence ATGACGCTTTCTCCCCCACGCGACGCCGCGGCCCCGCGCCTGATTTCCTCGAAGCTCGCCGACGGCGGCCTGGCTGCCACGTTCACTGCGCCCGACGGCACACCCGCCTTCGCGGTCCGGTGGCACGGCGGCGTGCACGGCTACCTCAACCAATGTCCGCACGCGGGCGGCCCGCTCGACTTCGAGGGCCAGATCCTCGAAAGCTCGGGCCGCTTTTTGATGTGCGCGCGGCACGGCGCGATCTTCGAGCCGGACACCGGCAAGTGCGTCGGCGGCCCCTGCCGCGGCGCGCGGCTCACGCCCGTGGCGCTGCGCGAAGACGAAGAGGGCCACGTGTGGCTCACCGATTGA
- a CDS encoding YbhB/YbcL family Raf kinase inhibitor-like protein: MHTLSISAISLAALLSGCSAVAPATGGKAPTGMKVTSTAFADNGTIPAEHAGVGDCGGKNVSMPVAWTQLPAKAKSVAVLLSDPDGAMGLGVSHWVAYNIPAERGQLKANETGGFTVGTNVAGATAYRGMCPPVGDHPHHYVLTVVASDLAPGALPAGLTRDALLAALKGHALGGQSVVGLYSR, from the coding sequence ATGCACACCCTCTCCATCTCCGCCATTTCACTTGCGGCGCTTCTCTCGGGTTGCAGCGCCGTGGCACCCGCCACCGGCGGCAAGGCGCCCACCGGCATGAAGGTCACCTCCACCGCCTTCGCCGACAACGGCACCATTCCCGCCGAGCACGCCGGTGTCGGCGACTGCGGCGGCAAGAACGTCTCGATGCCCGTGGCCTGGACGCAGTTGCCCGCCAAGGCGAAGTCGGTCGCGGTGCTGCTGTCCGATCCGGACGGCGCGATGGGCCTGGGCGTCTCGCACTGGGTGGCCTACAACATCCCGGCCGAGCGCGGCCAGCTCAAGGCGAACGAGACGGGCGGCTTCACCGTGGGCACGAACGTGGCGGGCGCGACGGCCTACCGCGGCATGTGCCCGCCGGTCGGGGACCATCCGCACCACTACGTGCTGACGGTGGTCGCATCCGACCTCGCGCCAGGCGCGTTGCCGGCCGGGCTCACGCGCGATGCGCTGCTCGCGGCGCTCAAGGGGCACGCGCTGGGCGGGCAGAGCGTGGTGGGGCTCTACAGCCGCTAA
- a CDS encoding LysR family transcriptional regulator, whose product MDLQSLTLLVEILDAGNLSAAARRLKMSRANVSYHLNQLERSVGAQLVRRTTRRAEPTEIGLRLYQHGVAIQTELLAARESVTTLGEGLQGRVRLSVPSGYGQLVMADWLIDFKRQYPGIVLDVVFENRIEDLLRDEVDIAVRVIPEPPQNLVARDLGPVRYVACASRDYAEKHPLPVQLDELQGAPVVTAAVIGRQLRVSAYQGETRREVILEPTLISENFLFLRQAILAGLGIGLVPDYVVQEDVRKGEVLTTLDDWRLSIFGTQMFMLYMPNRQHTRAIRTFIDFILERARAAGAPPGDQSQR is encoded by the coding sequence ATGGACCTTCAATCGCTCACCCTGCTGGTGGAAATCCTTGACGCCGGCAACCTGAGCGCCGCGGCGCGCCGGCTCAAGATGAGCCGCGCCAACGTCAGCTACCACCTGAACCAACTGGAGCGCTCGGTCGGCGCGCAGCTCGTGCGGCGCACCACCCGGCGCGCCGAGCCGACCGAAATCGGCCTCAGGCTCTACCAGCATGGGGTGGCCATCCAGACCGAGCTGCTGGCCGCGCGCGAATCGGTCACCACGCTGGGCGAAGGCCTGCAGGGCCGCGTGCGGCTGAGCGTGCCCAGCGGCTATGGGCAACTGGTCATGGCCGACTGGCTGATCGACTTCAAGCGCCAGTACCCCGGCATCGTGCTGGACGTGGTGTTCGAGAACCGCATCGAGGACTTGCTGCGCGACGAGGTCGACATCGCGGTGCGCGTGATTCCCGAACCGCCGCAGAACCTGGTGGCGCGCGACCTCGGGCCGGTGCGCTACGTGGCGTGCGCCTCACGCGACTACGCGGAAAAACATCCGCTGCCCGTGCAACTGGACGAATTGCAGGGCGCGCCGGTGGTCACCGCCGCGGTCATCGGCCGGCAGCTTCGCGTATCGGCTTATCAGGGAGAAACGCGGCGCGAGGTGATCCTGGAGCCGACGCTGATTTCAGAGAATTTTCTGTTCCTGCGCCAGGCGATCCTGGCCGGCCTGGGTATCGGCCTCGTGCCCGACTACGTGGTGCAGGAAGACGTGCGCAAGGGCGAGGTGCTGACCACGCTGGACGACTGGCGCCTCAGCATCTTCGGCACGCAGATGTTCATGCTCTACATGCCGAACCGGCAGCACACGCGCGCGATCCGCACTTTCATCGACTTCATCCTGGAGCGGGCACGGGCGGCCGGCGCGCCGCCGGGCGATCAGTCGCAGCGGTAG